The region AGGAGCTTGTGGATGTGGCATTTTGGAAGGAAATGGGAATGGAGTTCCAAATGTTAACTCCATGCACTTTAATCGAGTTAGCAGCAAGATTAGAACGAACACGAGGCGGATATAAATTATTCACACGCCTTGTATTATGACTATGAATTGTAGCACTATATTGAAAATAGTTGTCAAAAAGTGCAGGAAGCAAGCAATTGTGAGCTTTGAACATAAAGATAGCTGTATAAAGTTCATTTATATCATCCAGACGGAGAGTTTTAGATTGGCAAACAAAGGCCCAGTATGTGCTCGAAAATATCTGATTGCACGTTTCTGAAGTCATAAGAGAGGGTTTAGGCGTGAAGACCCAGCTCTACCCCAAGCAATATTACAATAACTCAGGTGGGGGGAGCACAAGGGTGTCATAGAGTGACTTCAGGATGACAGATGGAAGGACATAACGAAGCTTAGATAATATACCTGCGCTTCGGGCAACTTTGCTTGAGATGTATGAAAGATGATCAGCCCATGATAGTTTATCATCGATGATGATACCCAAGAATTTTGTGTGAGAGACTTGATCAATAACTTTGTTGTCAATGCGAATATCAAGAACAGcagattatgacaatgagatttaaataatactgccccaccacgacaacaggacccaaccgaTACCTCTGTTTAAAAAAAGGAACAAGTGCTGCGCACtaccaagagtgatgaaaaaggcaagcaaaataagaagtggtagcccagcaaaagcatgaaaCCAAAAAAGGCAACTGTTGGGGCCCCCcgccatgggtgggcagaatcagtACCATACAACATTTATAATAAGAGGAAACAAATAATGTTGGTTACGAGTGCATCAATAAACTACAGTTGATTTACAAATCACCGCGAAACTGGCAAAGAAGACGATTATCTTTCATCGTTTGCACTAGTGCAGCAGACGTAGAGCTGTATTGCATTTTTGTCTTGGTTCTGGCGCTGTCAGGGCTCCTGAAAATAAAAGTAGAATAAAAGGCAATAATTGGCCTACAATCGCATCTCGTATTTTCGGTGTATTTAAGTGATGCGGGTTGAATACTAAAATGAATACTAAATGAATACTAAATGAATACTAAATGAATACTAAATGAATACTAAATGAATACTAAATGAATACTAAATTAATACTAAATGAATACTAAATGTATACTAAATGAATACTAAATGAATACTAAATGTATACTAAATGAATACTAAATGAATACTAAATGAATACTAAATGAATACTAAAATGAATACTAAATGTATACTAAATGAATACTAAATGAATACTAAATGTATACTAACTGAATACTAAATGAATACTAAATGATTACTAAAATGAATACTAAATGAATACTAAATGAATACTAAATGTATACTAAATGAATACTAAATGAATACTAAATGTATACTAAATGAATACTAAATGAATACTAAATGAATACTAAATGAATACTAAATGAATACTAAATGAATACTAAATGAATACTAAATGAATACTAAATGAATACTAAATGAATACTAAAATGAACACTAAATGAATACTAAATGAATACTAAATGAATACTAAATGAATACTAAATGAATACTAAATGAATACTAAATGAATACTAAATGAATACTAAATGAATACTAAAATGAATACTAAATGAATACTAAATGAATACTAAATGTATCAGATTGATAATAAATGACCGTTAGCGGGTGGCTATTGCCTGTACCGGTAGTAAAATTCTAATCAACTAAATCATATTAAGATGTAGGCCAAATTGATGTTAAGATCCCAGATTAAGATTGATCACACCCCTCCCCCCCTGTTATTGTTGACAGTTGATATGACTTTCCTAGTAAACagtttcaaaatggtaaaaagacATTATCAGGGGTTTTTTTACTTTGAACgggtttttttgtgaaaatgacAATTTggccttaaataaataaatataaataaataaataaataaataaataaataaataacagatAGATATAAACACTATACTCCACAAATTACAGTACAACAAATCATTCATTACACATGCATTaccatagacttctccgtagtccacttgcccattttgcatactctggctattacatttaagcataaaactctgatttatattgatttgtgtgcaactgatagattttcacatctgtatctgatcttttcagtcaccgcactccctctgtttgttagcttcccaagtggactactgactttgccttgcggttaagatttttaacacgggactctatggagagttacgccaatttctggcctaactaaaattggccatgatgtaatgcatctttaaatggatctgccttgtgattggtcgcccatatctcgctatggtttaaatcttccgggcccgcgccattaccattattAAACtgcaccgtacacaactatctgtggtatttgcggcgcttttgtgttgacgcgaaagttaatctctcatcaaacatctagcgcgtcttgtattaTACCATGCTTCGGGAACAAACCAAAGgattgatgacgtcctataaacgaaactagtttcgtttaggggaggggtaaaaatactcgattacgtttggacaaaaacatcggtctgaagtatgtatcattattattatgtcaaaattttcaacatttcacattattacgtttctggcagggagggagggggtcggccgagaaacgaaactagttacgtttataggacggcagcgatcttttggtttgttcccttagtacttgtggttaatggactgataaacaagtatgcttgacagtgtgtttttagagagcaaagtcccggggtaaagttctgcttaaaattcaaaattcaaattaataaacatcagtataattttgagttcaacgaaatgggttcatcatgactaataataacatatttttaataaaattcgactatggcatagtctaacattACCAcagcaaaatgtttaaaacatatgCAGTAACTCAAACCTTGACACTAATGCTGTTACGATGGTCTTGAAACATACAAATCGTTTTTGGATTCAATATATCGTTAGACCTATAGGTCCAAACGATATAATAGTCGTACGCCTAATAGTTTTATagttataagaaaaatcataaaatttgggtCCATATTTTCAGGGTTACTCATTTCTCCCAAGCTTAAGCAATAACGTCACTtatatttgaaaataaaagttattaacatATTGATCAAATTCCTTTAAAGGGCAtacatattgctcggacaacatcatatcattggcaagctaatattatgaggacaataaaaatgactccttttttgaaaaaataagacgtttaaaattgatattccgcaaaaaccaactgtaagcggtgagttacTTCGATAAAGTTTGACGTCaagaaatgagatgtgcccgcattaaaagaatggactgtaaacattctcaatgcacagaaagtatactgttgttgttcccagaaaaaaactccgaatcaagtattacaaatttaatggtttttaaacatatggataaaatcagccgcttcttttttatatatattagtgAATattattgtgatattacaattcatatgtatactgcgccaataaagtatccttacacttggaaaaataatcacaatttcaaaactgaacaatattggggtagatttggttttttaatagatgcactatctaatcctgcacattatgacactaatagatgcactatctaatcctgcacattatgacaccacattgaatccaatgtgacttcaagaacaaagttacaagcatttgattagacaaaggtccagttttaaaagtgacaaactggcctattcaaaactccacagactagacatctggtttgagagtggtgaatggctaatttatgcgcttagctttaatttaaaacaaaaggaacaaaagaaaactgaaacaaaagaactgacaaataaaatgaaagttattgaAAGTAccgagaagtaaaaactgaaataaaaactgcttttaataacgcttcattgaagaaactgtgttgtctctttgttgcgcttgttggaatctttttgcgccttgtataggccagtttgtcacttttaaaactggaccttcgtctattcaattgcttgtaactttacttcttgaggtcacattggattcaacatggtgtcataatgtgcaggattagatagtgcatctataaaTTTACCCTAATATtgatcagttttgaaattgtgattaatttcccaagtgtaaggatactttattggcgcagtatatatcaacatcatgagaaatatttggattaaaaaataaaaaataatgcaaataaacaatttcaatgggccgGTAGCTAACCTTTTGTCGACCATTGAAGGccgcgcatttatacatgaatgaacatgaaaagaccTGTTATCGTGAACATAGGGGACGGCGGGTAATCCCACCctggtatggtttattctatctttcgttgttttaatgtgtagtaatatgcttaaatgaaaaggtgttcgggattaccccactctcccttATAGTTtcctcttcatttacttacgtcattcagcccgctgccttgaaaattaatttcgcttcgaacgggggaaggacccgtacgaacccgaactttaccaacacaatttctcttttttcaggagaaagacgcattaaaaaattgcaacgagtgtcaacttgtaatgtaataattattctcttcgaatggagtttaACTTGtgtttgcaatagatatgccctttaaaaaCAGAATTGTTTGTCATTTTGATTTTAGGTCCGTGATTCTCAAGTGTCACGAATCCACGATAAGGTGTTTCGCGAGGGTAAAAAGGTGTCATGGTCGATCAGGGTGCCATGTGTGGGTCAAGGGAAAGACGGATGGGTCTacgggtgtcatggtgggtcatgGGATATCAGGATGGGCCAATGCCCAATGGGTATCATGGTAGGTGAATGGGTGGTGACATGGTGGGATAAGGGCGTCAGAGTAGGTCAAGGGGTGTCACGGGGTGTCATTGTGAATCAAGGAGTGTCATAGCGGGTCAAGGGTATCATGGATCATCaaggagtgtcatggtgggtcatgAGGTGTCATCGTAAGTCAAAGGTTAATATGGTTGGTCAAGGGATGTCATGGTGGGTCAAAGGGTTTTAAGGTGAGTCAATGGTGTCTAGTATGACCCCCGGGGTGGTGTCAAATGGATGAGAAAAAAAAtgaggaatacaattttttttaaacttggggTCGTACATCTAATAGTtttgggtccctattttcagggttacctatttctccaatgattaagcaataaaatatacgtcacgtatagacgaatccaacgggccaagtgatggtcagaattcagttggccattactgggtcccgtctgcacaaaactgatgttgttactgcccaattgggtggattaaatccgcttaaaaatcgatgttgaattgtattgtgttgcaaactttcatcattcttttgtctacgtgtaacacggtgatggaatgcagtttaatatccccgccaaggccacatcatttcacattttaggtgctAGACCTAatggggacccagtaatggctgtcattgaggtgtaggaatgcgtgaaattggattcgtttatacgttgaacacggatggattggcgcgaggttcatattggtgcgtatgtaTCTTGTTTTTACGGTGATACGTCACCATACTCACCAGTCCCATAAATCCAGGATTGGTGCGCCCTGCTTATCCCCGTCGCGATCAAAGCAACCATGAAACACGACAAACCTCGGCTCAGAAGCAGGCATATCAAGGTGTTTCATTTCTTCAAGTAAGGCGTCACTAGCACACGTCCAGCTAGGTGGTGAAGCCACTCTGGAATGTGCAGCATCGACGACCACTTCGTCGCCTACTATTTTTAGAGCTATCCAGTGGTATCTATGATAATGAGCCATGTCCGTTAAAGCTTTGATAGCTTCGGCATTAGGCTTTGATGTTAACAGGAAAAAAACATAGTTCGATTTACTTGAGtttgcaaaacatgcaaaatgataagcaagaaactgagttCAAGAAAACTGAAATGCTAGATGTTCAACAAAGCCTAGCAAACCTAGTATTGGCTGAAAAGATAGCTCATGGTCTGTTGATAGCTGTTTTAAATTATTGTTCGATTGAAGTGATATTTCAGATGTTACCAGGATAGGTGCGGCGGCCGCGAATGCTCTATCTCCATAATGACACGGTACGTGTAACATTACAGTTTGGTGTTGAAGTAAGTTCTGTGATGCAGCTCGGAGGGGCCGAACGGGTTCGTACCGTTTGATAAGTTCTTTCAGATACGATGGCTAAGCACTTGATGGCATTTGAAGATCGGCAGAGGAGTATCTTGTATTGGATACGTTGGCATACCGGCAACCAATGCAATTGGAAGAAGATTGGTGTGATGTGACAACGACGCTTACTACGAGAAACAAGTCTTGCAGCTGCGTTTTGCAGCCTTTGAAGGCGTTGGATTTGCTTTAATGTCAGGCAAGCCAGCGAGCAAATTGCAAGAGTCAATGCGGGAAGTCACAAACGCGTGAATCAACTTCTCAGTTGATGATGTGTCCAGAAAGCTTCTGATCTTACCGAGTTTGTATACATGTCCAACCATCACGCAAGATGTTAGCAATGTGGGATTCCATTGCGAGATGGTTGTCGAATGTCACACACAGGTTGCGAGCTTTTGTGCAAGGGTTTACAGTGAAGTTGTCAATTGTCATAGGCAGAAGACCGATGGTGGTTCTGAATCGGGAGGTCACATGCAAAACCTCAGTTTTCTCGTCGTGAACTGGAGTTTGTTTGCAACAGCCCAGATGTTGATGTCTTtcacgcacaatacggcgcataGCAGAATCTTTCTCAGATGGCTTGAATAAGAGGTAGCTACGGGTGTCATCCGCGTACATTAGGTGGTCAAAGTTGTTCTTCTTGATAATATCGCTAGTGGAGCGCTATAGAACGTAAACAATGGTGCCCCTACCACAGAACCTTGAGGGACACCATAAACATGTTTGTGCTGACAAGACTCAGAGTCTCCGCAGACAAAGGTTTGGGTTCATTTTGCTACGTAAGATCGGTACCAAGAAAGTGCAACACCACATTATGCTATAGCGCTTCTGAAGGCGCTTTAGATGGATCTCATGGTAGCGTCGAAAGCAGCGCTTAAATCTAGCAAGACAAGCACTGCTTCCTGATTGCTATAGACCttgaagaatgtccttttgaacACGTAGCAACGCAGTCTCGGTTGAATGGTTGATGCGGTAGGATGATTGCGCTTCAGCATATAAGTTGTTGCTTGCGAAATAATCTGTGCGAAACAGCATCTCTCCAACACCTTTCCGAGTTTTTTATGCACATTCTTGTCAAGAGTCGCTTTCTACACCAGCAGGGTTACACGTGCCCATTTAAAGCTTGATGGCACGGTTCCTGACGATAaagatcttcttcttcttcttcttcttcttcttccaatatAGTACAGTCCGCACATagcgtatattcgtacttttttgcaCGGTGGGTGCAGGAAATTTACAGTGCTGACTACATCTAAGGTGCGATAAAAAATGGAAGTCGTCTAGCGGAGCTGGACGGACTGCACCTGCCCTCTGAAGCATTCCAGGGAGGTGCTGTCAACAAGCTGCTGGGGAAGTGCATTCCAGAGCCTGATTCCATCTGGGAAGAATGAATGTTGGTAAACATTTGTCCTGGCAAATGGCACATGATATTTCATTGAGTGCCCACGTAGCATCACAGTTGGAACAAGGTAGGACTGTGGAATATCAACAAGTCCGTAAGCAATGCGGTACATCATTTCCACTTTAGCCTGGGCACGCCTTTCCTGTAGGGTTGGCCATTGCAGTTGGTAAAGCATGGCTGAGACACTACTGGTAGTTCTGTAGTCGTGGAAGACGAAGCGGGCGTATCTACGTTGTACCATTTCCAGTTTCCTGATGTAAGTAGTGGAGTGCGAATCCCAGACAACACCGGCATATTCCATTACAGGGCGCAGAAGTGTCTTGTAACAGAGGACTTTGGTCTCCCTAGGGCACTGATTGATGTTTCTTTGCAGGAATGCACGGGTAGAGTTGGCTTTTGAAGCAACTTTCTGAATGTGGGGATTCAGGTGAGATTTTGGTGGATATTGATGCCCAAGTATTTAGCACCGTCTGCCTCTTCAAGTGTATGGCCATGAATGTTATATGGTATCTTGTAGATCTTCTTTTTTTTGGTGACGTGGAGCACTTGACATTTTTGGGGATGAAACTCCATCAACCAATCTTTCTCCCACTTCTGCAGTTGATCGAGATCATGCTGAAGACCAGCTGCATCTTCCTCCTTCTGGATTTTGCGGTAGAGGAtgcagtcatctgcaaataaCTTGACCGTGGATTGAGGTGATATAACATCAGGCAAGTCATTGATGAAGAGGAGAAAGAGCAATGGCCCAAGCACGCTGCCTTGTGGGACCCCGGAGTGGACAGGAGATGATCTAGATGTGGCTCCATCCAGGATCACTTGCTGAGAGCGATGGTTCAGGAAATCAGCAATCCAGGCATATGTGCAGTTCTCAATGCCATAAAACTTAAGTTTGTGAAGAAGTCTCAAATGTGGAACTCGATCAAATGCTTTTGAGAAATCGAGCAGGATGACGTCCACTTGGTCTCGACTCTCGATGCTCTTTGCCAGATCTTGGATGGTTTGTATAAGCTGTGTCGCACATGATCGTCTTTTGCGAAAGCCATGCTGGGCATCGTTGAGAATGTTATGCTTATCGAGGTGACGCATGATACTGCTGCAGATGACATGTTCTAGAAGTTTACATGTGACAGATGTCAGCGATATGGGACGGTAGTTTTCAGCTTTGTTCCTGTCACCTTTTTTGAAAACTGGCACAACATTGGCTTTCTTCCCATCTTCTGGGATGATCCCTTGGTTGAGAGAAGCTTGGAAGAACAAAGAGATGACGGGAGTAAGCTCGTCTGCCAGCACCTTCAACAGTCTAGTAGGGATCTCGTCTGGTCCACACGCTTTATGGATTTGGAGACCAGCGAGCAGTTTATGGATACCATCAGGATGGATGATGATTGGATCCATGACTGAGTGAGGACTAGATCCTTTGTCTTTTATGGTGGTTTCATCCTCATTCATGTTAAATACAGACGAGAACTGATCATTCAAAATATTTGCCTTGGTTGTACTATCAGAGTAGCTGATACCGTTGGAAGCTTTCAATGGGGAAACTCCGGCATTGTCACATTTTTTACTGTTAATAAAGCTCCAAAAGCGCTTGGGATTTGAGGAAGATTCTGGAGAGATGATATTAGTCACATAATCATTGTATGCTTTCTTACAAGCTGATCTGCATGTAGTCTTAAGAACCTTGTATCTCTCAAAATCTTTTGGTTTCTTAGAGTGCCGAGCTTTATTAAAGCTACGCTTCTTCTGCCGGGTGAGTCTTTTAACCTGCTTTGTGATCCAAGGTTGATTGTATCTTGTAGTGGCAACTT is a window of Amphiura filiformis chromosome 2, Afil_fr2py, whole genome shotgun sequence DNA encoding:
- the LOC140146154 gene encoding uncharacterized protein codes for the protein MELKSAIIFSLMLTLSSASLPEDLFRSRRFIIESAVPNAEAIKALTDMAHYHRYHWIALKIVGDEVVVDAAHSRVASPPSWTCASDALLEEMKHLDMPASEPRFVVFHGCFDRDGDKQGAPILDLWDWSPDSARTKTKMQYSSTSAALVQTMKDNRLLCQFRGDL